The Alphaproteobacteria bacterium genome contains a region encoding:
- a CDS encoding tetratricopeptide repeat protein, protein MRIWVSALCSAALVALTGPAPAASLQDAWNACTARQQLSADRIAHCTTVIESRDVKAATRAQALVARGFAHTAQRNFDRALADFDAAIQENPNLATAHYYRGAILAQTDPEGALAALDKAISLNPKDPDFFRERSSVHVKRKDYARAIDDLTSAIGLARNPKGEYFLRGSAYEELGERDKAIADYQASLLLEPDNDMLRRHLVQLGAEIPKAIQLPPGPCSANDITHEQRVAGCTAAIDSGTLTGWPLKIAYCNRGYALTELGEFDRVIADSNLLIGINPQAGCSYLNRGRAWYYKHDLDRAIADYTEAIAFEPRLHEAYASRGTAYFDRRDFPQAIADYDAAISLNPFVPMYFSDRGNTRYQMGDLNRAIADYNRAIEVDPDYVQAYVRRGWAFLKADDLARSEADFDKALQLAPGDTYAVSGRAQVYQRQNRPVPEGQATGLSFEKFRRALGQPDGRTSTQKGPP, encoded by the coding sequence ATGCGCATTTGGGTTTCGGCGCTTTGCAGCGCGGCGTTGGTTGCCCTCACCGGGCCGGCGCCGGCTGCTTCGCTTCAGGATGCCTGGAACGCGTGTACTGCGCGCCAGCAGCTCTCGGCGGATCGCATTGCGCACTGCACCACCGTGATCGAGTCCCGCGACGTAAAGGCTGCAACCCGCGCACAGGCCCTGGTCGCTCGCGGCTTCGCGCATACCGCGCAGAGGAATTTCGACCGGGCGCTCGCCGACTTCGACGCGGCGATCCAGGAAAATCCAAACCTCGCCACCGCCCATTACTATCGCGGCGCGATCCTGGCGCAGACCGATCCAGAAGGCGCCCTTGCCGCGCTCGACAAGGCGATCTCGCTCAATCCGAAAGACCCGGACTTCTTTCGCGAGCGCAGCTCGGTCCACGTCAAACGCAAAGACTACGCGCGTGCAATCGATGACCTGACCAGCGCGATTGGCCTCGCCCGGAATCCCAAGGGCGAATATTTCCTGCGTGGCTCGGCCTATGAGGAGCTCGGCGAGCGCGACAAGGCGATTGCCGACTATCAGGCCTCCCTGCTGCTGGAGCCCGACAATGACATGCTGCGCAGGCACCTCGTCCAGTTGGGTGCCGAAATCCCGAAGGCGATACAGTTGCCGCCCGGCCCCTGCAGCGCGAATGACATCACCCACGAACAACGGGTCGCCGGCTGCACTGCAGCCATCGACTCCGGAACACTGACCGGCTGGCCGCTCAAGATCGCGTACTGCAATCGCGGCTACGCGCTGACCGAGCTCGGCGAGTTCGACCGCGTCATTGCCGACTCCAATTTGCTGATCGGCATCAATCCGCAGGCCGGCTGCAGCTACCTCAATCGCGGCCGCGCCTGGTATTATAAGCACGACCTCGACCGCGCGATTGCCGATTACACCGAGGCGATCGCCTTCGAGCCGCGCTTGCACGAGGCCTACGCGAGCCGCGGCACCGCCTATTTCGACAGGCGCGATTTCCCGCAGGCGATCGCCGATTACGATGCCGCGATCTCGCTCAATCCGTTCGTCCCGATGTATTTTTCCGATCGGGGCAACACGCGCTACCAGATGGGCGATCTCAATCGCGCAATTGCGGATTACAACCGCGCAATCGAAGTCGATCCAGATTACGTCCAAGCCTACGTCCGCCGCGGCTGGGCTTTTCTCAAGGCCGACGATCTCGCCCGCTCCGAGGCCGACTTCGACAAAGCGCTGCAGCTGGCGCCCGGCGATACTTACGCGGTGAGCGGGCGCGCGCAGGTGTATCAGCGCCAGAACAGGCCGGTCCCCGAAGGTCAGGCCACCGGGCTCAGCTTCGAGAAATTCCGCCGTGCCCTGGGGCAGCCGGACGGACGGACGTCCACACAAAAGGGACCGCCATGA
- a CDS encoding DHA2 family efflux MFS transporter permease subunit, with the protein MSHDRLVPLIIAVALFMENMDSTIIATSLPAIAADIGANPLALKLAVTSYLLSLAVFIPASGWTADRFGARTVFRVAIATFVAGSIGCALSSSLTEFVIARIVQGMGGAMMSPVGRLVLVRTIDKRNLVDAMAWVTMPALIGPIIGPPVGGFITTYASWHWIFIINVPIGLIGIVLATRYVEDVRAQDLDRFDLVGMVLAGLGIAALAFGLSVAGLGLVPPTMIVSLIVTGIIFLAAYGVHARNTSIPALDLTLLRIATFRANVVGGSLFRLGIGALSFLLPLMLQLGFDYTPLESGLVTFSAAVGAFAMKAFAAPIIRRFGFKHILIFNGLLASAFTAACALFTPSTPFFVMIAVLLVGGFFRSLQFTATNTIAYADVDARRMSRATPLVSVAQQLSIAAGVAVGALCVELALQIKGGTMITAADFRPAFLVIGTIAASSAVLFWSLPPDAGASMANRAPIAAPDASDQRVG; encoded by the coding sequence ATGAGCCACGACCGTCTCGTCCCCCTCATCATCGCGGTCGCGCTGTTCATGGAGAACATGGACTCCACGATCATCGCGACATCCCTGCCGGCGATCGCCGCCGACATCGGGGCAAATCCGCTTGCGCTGAAGCTGGCGGTCACCTCCTACCTCCTCTCACTGGCCGTGTTCATCCCGGCGAGCGGCTGGACCGCCGACCGCTTTGGCGCGCGCACCGTGTTCCGCGTCGCGATCGCGACCTTCGTGGCCGGCTCGATCGGTTGCGCCCTGTCGAGCTCGCTCACCGAGTTCGTCATCGCACGCATCGTGCAGGGAATGGGCGGCGCGATGATGAGCCCGGTGGGACGCCTGGTGCTGGTTCGTACCATCGACAAGCGCAATCTGGTCGATGCGATGGCCTGGGTGACGATGCCGGCTCTGATCGGCCCGATTATCGGCCCGCCGGTCGGCGGATTCATCACCACCTACGCAAGCTGGCACTGGATCTTCATCATCAACGTGCCGATCGGTCTCATCGGGATCGTGCTGGCGACACGCTACGTCGAGGACGTCCGCGCGCAAGACCTCGACCGCTTCGACCTGGTTGGAATGGTTCTGGCCGGGCTTGGGATCGCGGCGCTCGCCTTCGGGCTGTCGGTGGCGGGGCTCGGCCTGGTGCCGCCGACCATGATCGTCTCGCTCATCGTGACGGGGATCATTTTTCTCGCCGCCTACGGCGTTCACGCCCGCAACACTTCGATACCCGCGCTCGATCTGACCCTGCTGCGCATCGCAACCTTCCGCGCCAATGTGGTCGGCGGCTCGCTGTTTCGCCTCGGGATCGGGGCGCTCTCATTCCTGCTGCCGCTGATGCTGCAGCTCGGTTTCGATTACACGCCGCTCGAATCGGGCCTCGTGACCTTCAGCGCCGCGGTCGGCGCCTTCGCGATGAAGGCCTTCGCGGCGCCGATCATCCGCCGCTTCGGTTTCAAGCACATCCTCATCTTCAACGGGCTGCTCGCCTCCGCGTTCACCGCGGCGTGCGCCCTGTTCACGCCGTCGACGCCGTTCTTCGTCATGATCGCGGTGCTGCTCGTCGGCGGCTTCTTCCGCTCGCTGCAGTTCACCGCGACGAATACCATCGCCTATGCGGATGTGGATGCGCGGCGGATGAGCCGTGCAACGCCGCTGGTGAGCGTCGCGCAGCAGCTTTCCATCGCGGCCGGCGTCGCGGTGGGGGCGCTGTGCGTCGAGCTTGCGTTGCAGATCAAGGGCGGCACGATGATCACTGCGGCAGATTTCCGCCCGGCATTCCTGGTGATCGGCACGATCGCGGCATCGTCGGCTGTCCTATTCTGGTCGCTGCCGCCGGACGCCGGTGCCTCGATGGCAAACCGTGCGCCGATCGCGGCGCCCGACGCCTCGGATCAACGGGTGGGCTGA
- a CDS encoding acyltransferase, with amino-acid sequence MAEGYAGAPRTETVVAIQYLRAVAAGLIAFQHAMGVPVFVHYTAHFGTVGVDLFFVISGFIMWTTTARRERGPVQFWLARIVRIVPLYWIFTTLYVAAALITPESFYVVHLEAAHIVKSYLFVPATHPNLGLIAPVYTLGWTLNYEMFFYLLFGFCLFVPWPRTRFALFATAFLLLVAGGLVFQPGGAIARTYTDPILLEFLAGVMLAILAPVLMRCGTVAGLLLVVAAILWVAVVYGYGFVPERIVSHGIPAVTAVAGALMIEPAARARPSRLWLMLGDASYSIYLAHPFAQRILLIAVNRTVGVAAIAPTLYVLTALIVGIVGGVICHFVVERPLLIVGRKLIGRA; translated from the coding sequence GTGGCTGAAGGTTACGCGGGCGCGCCGCGCACCGAGACCGTCGTCGCGATACAGTACCTGCGCGCCGTTGCGGCCGGGCTGATTGCGTTCCAACACGCCATGGGCGTCCCGGTCTTCGTGCATTACACGGCCCATTTCGGCACCGTGGGCGTCGATCTGTTCTTCGTGATCTCCGGCTTCATCATGTGGACCACGACGGCGCGGAGGGAGCGCGGACCGGTTCAGTTCTGGCTCGCCCGCATCGTGCGCATCGTGCCGCTCTACTGGATTTTCACCACACTCTACGTGGCGGCCGCGCTGATCACGCCGGAAAGCTTCTATGTGGTGCACCTCGAAGCCGCGCACATCGTCAAATCGTACTTGTTCGTGCCGGCGACGCACCCGAACCTCGGCCTGATCGCGCCGGTCTATACGCTCGGCTGGACGCTGAACTACGAGATGTTCTTCTATCTGCTGTTCGGCTTCTGCCTGTTCGTGCCCTGGCCGCGCACGCGCTTCGCGCTGTTTGCCACGGCGTTCCTGCTGCTGGTCGCGGGCGGCCTCGTATTCCAGCCGGGCGGAGCCATCGCCCGCACCTATACCGATCCGATCCTGCTCGAGTTTCTCGCCGGCGTCATGCTGGCGATCCTCGCGCCGGTGCTGATGCGTTGCGGCACCGTTGCGGGTCTGCTGCTGGTCGTAGCCGCGATCCTGTGGGTCGCCGTTGTCTACGGCTACGGTTTCGTCCCGGAGCGCATCGTTTCGCACGGCATCCCGGCGGTCACTGCCGTTGCCGGTGCGCTGATGATCGAGCCTGCGGCGCGTGCGCGGCCGAGCCGGCTGTGGCTGATGCTCGGCGACGCCTCATACTCGATCTATCTCGCGCATCCCTTTGCACAACGCATCCTTCTGATCGCGGTCAACCGCACCGTCGGCGTCGCCGCGATCGCGCCGACACTGTACGTCCTGACCGCCCTGATCGTCGGCATTGTCGGCGGGGTCATCTGCCATTTCGTGGTCGAGCGGCCCCTGCTGATCGTTGGGCGAAAGCTGATCGGACGCGCATGA
- a CDS encoding RlmE family RNA methyltransferase, protein MGATLRFPIVSERPLKVRLKSKKNRTVSQKRWLERQLNDPYVARAKREGMRSRAAYKLIEVDDKYRLLKGGGRVVDLGAAPGGWSEIAATRVGAAEGSGKVIAIDILDMKPIAGVDFMQLDFLDTAAPERLRTALDGGADVVLSDMAANATGHKKTDQLKIMALVEAAAEFAREVLRPGGSFLAKVLQGGTESALLAELKRDFATVRHVKPQASRADSSELYLLATGFRGKASG, encoded by the coding sequence ATGGGCGCAACACTCCGGTTTCCCATCGTGAGCGAACGACCGCTCAAGGTGCGGCTCAAGTCGAAGAAGAACCGCACCGTATCGCAGAAACGATGGCTCGAACGGCAGCTCAACGACCCGTATGTGGCGCGCGCCAAGCGCGAGGGAATGCGTTCCCGCGCCGCCTACAAGCTGATCGAGGTCGATGACAAATACCGCCTGCTGAAGGGCGGAGGGCGGGTGGTCGATCTGGGCGCCGCTCCTGGCGGCTGGAGCGAGATTGCGGCTACGCGCGTCGGCGCCGCGGAGGGAAGCGGCAAAGTCATCGCAATCGACATTCTCGACATGAAGCCGATCGCGGGTGTCGATTTCATGCAGCTCGATTTTCTCGATACGGCCGCGCCCGAAAGGTTGCGCACCGCGCTCGACGGCGGCGCCGACGTCGTGCTCTCCGACATGGCGGCGAATGCGACGGGGCACAAGAAAACCGATCAATTGAAGATCATGGCGCTGGTCGAAGCCGCGGCCGAATTCGCCCGCGAGGTGCTGCGCCCGGGCGGCAGCTTCCTTGCCAAGGTGCTGCAGGGCGGCACCGAAAGCGCGTTGCTCGCGGAGCTCAAGCGCGATTTCGCCACGGTGCGGCACGTCAAGCCGCAGGCGAGCCGCGCCGACTCCTCCGAGCTCTATCTGCTGGCGACCGGGTTCCGCGGGAAAGCAAGTGGCTGA
- a CDS encoding Ppx/GppA phosphatase family protein: MDDEARTSSGLDPAHRREPRSRPPWGRRWPPRHPRPEGGANTGYARPAYAALDLGTNNCRLLVARPIRDGFRVVDAFSRIIRLGEGMAASGRLSEAAIQRAIEALSICRDKMRNRAVTRARLIATEACRSAANGIEFRERVQREVGLDLEIVDRETEAELAAIGCTPLMDPEAEGVVLFDIGGGSSEIVLLGRCAPANGGPPNPQIRAWASLPVGVVSLAERYGGVAVDEALYEAMTAEVLDHVRRFADGHCAGINLPAMHLLGTSGTVTTIAGLHLRLKRYDRRQVDGCWMIDGQVSTVLDELRAMSYDERVASPCIGAERADLVLAGCAILEAIRRVFPCTRLRVADRGLREGMLVQLMRADDVWAQHSGFPS, encoded by the coding sequence ATGGACGACGAGGCCAGGACTTCGTCCGGCCTCGACCCCGCGCATCGACGGGAGCCGCGCAGCCGGCCCCCGTGGGGTCGGCGCTGGCCACCCCGCCATCCGCGTCCGGAGGGCGGGGCTAACACAGGTTATGCGCGCCCCGCTTACGCGGCGCTCGATCTTGGCACCAACAACTGCCGACTGTTGGTCGCCCGGCCGATTCGGGATGGATTTCGGGTCGTTGATGCGTTTTCGCGTATCATTCGCCTCGGGGAGGGGATGGCCGCCTCGGGCCGCTTGAGCGAGGCGGCGATCCAGCGCGCCATCGAGGCGCTCTCGATCTGCCGCGACAAAATGCGCAACCGTGCCGTCACGCGGGCACGGCTGATCGCGACGGAAGCCTGCCGTTCGGCCGCCAACGGTATCGAATTCCGCGAGCGGGTGCAGCGCGAGGTCGGGCTCGACCTCGAAATCGTCGATCGCGAAACCGAGGCGGAGCTTGCCGCGATCGGCTGCACGCCACTTATGGATCCAGAGGCCGAGGGCGTCGTCCTGTTCGATATCGGCGGCGGCTCCTCCGAAATCGTGCTGCTTGGGCGCTGCGCACCCGCGAACGGCGGCCCACCCAATCCGCAAATTCGCGCCTGGGCCTCGCTCCCGGTGGGAGTCGTTTCGCTCGCCGAGCGGTATGGTGGTGTGGCGGTCGACGAGGCGCTGTACGAGGCGATGACCGCGGAAGTGCTCGACCATGTGCGGCGCTTCGCCGACGGGCATTGCGCCGGGATCAATTTGCCCGCGATGCATCTGTTGGGGACCTCCGGCACCGTGACGACGATTGCGGGCCTGCATTTGCGGCTCAAGCGCTACGATCGCCGCCAGGTCGACGGCTGCTGGATGATCGACGGTCAGGTGTCGACGGTCCTCGATGAGTTGCGCGCCATGAGCTACGACGAGCGCGTCGCGAGCCCGTGCATCGGGGCCGAACGCGCCGATCTGGTGCTGGCCGGCTGCGCTATCCTGGAAGCGATCCGCCGCGTTTTCCCCTGCACGCGGCTGCGCGTCGCCGACCGCGGCCTGCGCGAGGGGATGCTGGTGCAGTTGATGCGCGCCGATGACGTATGGGCGCAACACTCCGGTTTCCCATCGTGA
- a CDS encoding helix-turn-helix transcriptional regulator has translation MKQAKMIDKHVRARRADSRDAEVGRRVRSRRLECRLSQTELADRIGVTFQQVQKYEKGVNRIGAGRLQRISEALEVPISFFFGGAPGAPARETSGNAESIFGFMQTSGSVRIVKAFHKIKSRKARQLLVEMAEELADATA, from the coding sequence ATGAAACAAGCCAAGATGATCGACAAACACGTCCGCGCCCGGCGCGCTGACAGCCGTGACGCGGAAGTTGGGCGGCGCGTGCGCTCCCGGCGTCTGGAGTGCCGTCTGTCGCAGACAGAACTTGCGGACCGCATCGGTGTCACCTTCCAGCAGGTGCAGAAGTACGAGAAGGGCGTGAACCGCATCGGCGCGGGCCGCCTGCAGCGGATCTCCGAAGCGCTGGAAGTGCCGATCTCCTTTTTCTTCGGCGGAGCGCCGGGTGCGCCCGCGCGCGAGACGTCCGGTAATGCCGAAAGCATCTTCGGCTTTATGCAGACCTCGGGCTCGGTCCGCATCGTCAAGGCGTTCCACAAGATCAAGAGCCGCAAGGCTCGCCAGCTCCTGGTCGAGATGGCGGAAGAACTGGCCGACGCAACGGCCTAG
- a CDS encoding VOC family protein translates to MRVEALGYIGIRSKNLEDWAAYATRFLGMQLVDRTSSMLSLRMDDRKQRVIVNADADGGAAFFGWEVSDARALDSLGARLERAEIAVARASRALADERRVKDLIVFADPIGNRLEAFHGAEVSAEAFRPGRNISGFRTGPLGMGHAVLTVERVDDVLPFYRDVLGFGLSDYILKPFRAYFCHVNPRHHSLAFIETGKNGIHHMMVELFSLDDVGQAYDIALTDPESIGSTFGRHTNDYVTSFYSWSPSGFMVEYGWGGRLVEPGNWTPEEAVGPSLWGHERAWLSPEKRDEARAMRRKLADEGIREPVQVLEGNHRLMPGTCPWWDAATAERKAG, encoded by the coding sequence ATGCGGGTTGAAGCGCTTGGCTATATCGGAATCCGTTCCAAGAATCTGGAAGACTGGGCGGCCTACGCGACGCGGTTTCTCGGCATGCAGCTCGTCGACAGGACGAGCAGCATGCTTTCGCTGCGCATGGACGACCGCAAGCAGCGCGTCATCGTGAATGCGGACGCAGATGGCGGCGCAGCCTTCTTCGGCTGGGAAGTCTCGGACGCACGAGCGCTCGATTCGCTCGGGGCGCGCCTCGAACGCGCGGAGATCGCGGTCGCGCGCGCCAGCCGCGCGCTCGCCGATGAACGACGGGTCAAGGATCTGATCGTCTTCGCCGATCCGATCGGCAATCGGCTCGAGGCGTTTCATGGCGCCGAGGTCAGTGCCGAGGCGTTTCGGCCCGGCCGCAACATCTCGGGCTTCCGCACCGGCCCGCTCGGCATGGGCCATGCCGTGCTTACGGTCGAGCGCGTCGACGATGTGCTGCCCTTTTACCGCGATGTTCTGGGCTTCGGCCTGAGCGACTACATCCTCAAGCCGTTCCGCGCCTATTTCTGCCACGTCAACCCGCGCCATCACAGCCTCGCCTTTATCGAGACCGGCAAGAACGGCATCCACCACATGATGGTCGAGTTGTTCAGTCTCGACGACGTCGGGCAGGCCTATGACATCGCATTGACCGACCCCGAGAGCATCGGTTCGACCTTCGGCCGCCACACCAACGACTATGTGACGTCGTTCTACTCGTGGTCGCCGTCCGGGTTCATGGTCGAATACGGCTGGGGCGGGCGGCTGGTCGAGCCCGGCAATTGGACACCGGAGGAAGCCGTGGGCCCGAGCCTCTGGGGCCATGAGCGTGCCTGGCTCTCGCCGGAAAAACGCGACGAGGCGCGCGCGATGCGCAGGAAGCTCGCCGATGAGGGCATTCGCGAGCCCGTGCAGGTGCTCGAAGGGAACCATCGTCTGATGCCGGGCACCTGCCCGTGGTGGGATGCAGCGACGGCGGAGCGGAAGGCAGGCTAG
- a CDS encoding FkbM family methyltransferase, producing MKTWTFEELHDENEKNALGLQYTIAQRDRLRLLLRIIGATAKGLITVSAEGATGVGGESEADLPDIITALLESPAERHQDIFALLINGGKRNGYFVEFGACDGLAANNTVMLERRFGWKGILAEPDRFWQERLPLNRTAIIDKRCVSSETGRYLDFYQSDRPGNSSPDSSHAYLGGVVASYQVETVSLLDLLKEHRAPRFIDFLSVDTEGHEKAALANFDFDQYRFGFICVEEHEGVAAADSVEPILQNAGYTVIFPREEGRPIPMQITGVDKFFVPSNHPTTGW from the coding sequence ATGAAAACCTGGACGTTCGAAGAACTGCATGACGAAAACGAAAAAAATGCACTCGGGCTCCAGTACACAATAGCTCAGCGAGACCGATTGAGGCTGCTACTGCGCATTATTGGGGCAACCGCAAAGGGTCTGATCACGGTCAGCGCCGAGGGTGCGACCGGCGTCGGCGGCGAGTCTGAGGCAGACCTGCCGGACATCATAACCGCGCTTCTGGAAAGCCCCGCCGAACGTCACCAGGATATTTTCGCCCTTCTGATCAACGGTGGGAAGCGCAATGGATATTTTGTCGAGTTTGGCGCGTGCGACGGGCTGGCGGCGAACAATACGGTCATGCTGGAACGACGTTTCGGCTGGAAAGGTATCCTCGCAGAACCAGACAGGTTTTGGCAGGAACGGTTGCCGTTGAATAGAACGGCCATCATCGACAAACGCTGTGTCTCATCGGAGACGGGCCGGTATCTGGATTTCTACCAGTCGGACCGTCCAGGGAATTCCTCACCTGACTCGAGCCACGCTTATTTGGGAGGCGTGGTGGCCTCATACCAGGTGGAAACGGTGAGCTTGTTGGATCTTTTGAAAGAGCACCGTGCACCGAGGTTTATCGACTTTCTATCGGTCGACACCGAGGGGCACGAAAAAGCGGCCCTCGCCAATTTCGACTTTGATCAATACCGCTTCGGATTCATCTGCGTGGAAGAACACGAAGGCGTGGCCGCTGCTGATAGCGTAGAGCCGATACTGCAGAACGCAGGCTACACGGTCATATTTCCACGCGAAGAAGGACGCCCTATTCCTATGCAGATTACAGGCGTCGATAAGTTTTTTGTGCCGAGCAATCACCCCACGACGGGGTGGTGA
- a CDS encoding TonB family protein, whose translation MPSRADHARPANDTGADLGNVVPFARPPGNARAAPAIAVPAHAGWIARPRRVRERAWFAGFVTLSLAAHAGLFMAFWREPTPLASIGMEVISVEIVVGATAPAGTAPTEGEQQRNAATTPMTETTESEKAEEKATAQEQAVEVAREETTPEQPKPQDAKPIEPKLETAAVPERPAAEQKPAVAMVETPSPDTATATAKPQEAPPPPTEVTLLPPPEEKPIEKRAEQRPVQAVPPKPVKDAKPAKEPRRMAAPTRENASREAKASAPSTAANNVGVGRSDRDTNYPGLVSAHLRRYQQYPSDARSRGDQGTATVSFGLDSGGRVISARLVRGSGVASIDQEVQAMVRRASPFPAPPDGRPRSFTVPVAFRLN comes from the coding sequence GTGCCTTCGCGCGCCGATCATGCCCGTCCTGCCAACGACACCGGCGCCGATCTCGGCAACGTCGTTCCCTTCGCACGTCCGCCCGGCAATGCACGCGCGGCGCCCGCGATCGCAGTGCCGGCACATGCCGGGTGGATCGCACGTCCGCGCCGCGTGCGCGAGCGAGCCTGGTTTGCGGGATTCGTCACGCTCTCGCTTGCCGCGCATGCGGGGCTGTTCATGGCGTTTTGGCGCGAGCCGACGCCGCTCGCAAGCATCGGCATGGAGGTTATCTCGGTCGAGATCGTGGTCGGCGCGACCGCGCCGGCCGGCACCGCGCCCACCGAAGGCGAGCAGCAGCGCAACGCCGCTACCACGCCCATGACCGAAACGACCGAATCCGAGAAGGCCGAGGAGAAGGCGACCGCCCAGGAGCAAGCGGTCGAAGTGGCGAGAGAAGAGACGACGCCCGAGCAGCCAAAGCCGCAAGACGCAAAGCCGATCGAGCCCAAGCTCGAAACCGCCGCGGTGCCGGAACGGCCCGCCGCCGAACAGAAACCGGCGGTCGCCATGGTCGAGACGCCCTCGCCCGACACCGCCACCGCCACCGCAAAACCGCAGGAAGCGCCGCCGCCTCCGACCGAGGTTACGCTGCTGCCGCCGCCCGAGGAGAAGCCGATCGAGAAGAGGGCCGAGCAGAGGCCGGTGCAGGCGGTACCCCCGAAGCCCGTCAAGGATGCAAAGCCCGCCAAGGAGCCGCGGCGCATGGCCGCGCCCACGCGCGAGAACGCATCACGCGAGGCAAAAGCTTCGGCGCCGTCGACGGCGGCAAACAACGTGGGCGTGGGACGCTCGGATCGTGACACGAATTATCCAGGCCTCGTCTCGGCGCATCTGCGTCGCTACCAGCAATACCCCTCGGATGCGCGCAGCCGTGGCGACCAGGGCACCGCGACGGTGTCGTTCGGGCTCGACAGCGGCGGCCGTGTCATCTCGGCGCGATTGGTGCGCGGGTCCGGTGTGGCCAGCATCGATCAGGAAGTGCAGGCCATGGTGCGGCGCGCATCGCCGTTTCCGGCGCCGCCCGACGGCCGGCCACGCAGCTTCACGGTCCCGGTCGCGTTTCGCTTGAACTAA
- a CDS encoding antibiotic biosynthesis monooxygenase: MFIAMNRFQVVKGQEDAFEAMWKNRDSYLHEVNGFIEFHLLKGPEAEDHTLYSSHTVWASRADFEAWTRSEQFRRAHGRAGNDGNAAPLYLGHPKFEGFEVKQTLDRHGRAA, from the coding sequence ATGTTCATCGCCATGAACCGTTTCCAGGTGGTCAAGGGGCAGGAGGACGCCTTCGAGGCGATGTGGAAGAACCGCGACAGTTATCTGCACGAGGTGAACGGGTTCATCGAATTCCACCTGCTCAAGGGCCCGGAGGCCGAGGACCACACGCTCTATTCCTCGCATACGGTGTGGGCGAGCAGAGCTGACTTCGAGGCCTGGACCAGGTCCGAACAATTCCGCCGCGCACATGGGCGCGCCGGCAATGACGGCAACGCCGCGCCGCTCTATCTCGGTCATCCGAAGTTCGAAGGCTTCGAGGTGAAGCAAACACTCGATCGGCACGGCAGGGCCGCGTAA
- the hpaH gene encoding 2-oxo-hepta-3-ene-1,7-dioic acid hydratase, producing MLSEADRQKAADILMEAEKTRKQATQLSVTFPGIGFEDAYAISTICAKRRMAAGEKLIGHKVGLTSKAMQQSSQIDEPDYGYLFDSMIVADGAKVPHANYCAPRVEVELAFVLGRELKGPGVGLTDVLRATEYVVPAIEIVDARIINPRKIFDTISDNGAAAGIVVGGRPVGPMDVDLRWVGGIMMRNSEVEETGVAAGVLGHPAMGVAWLANKLGQHGVALEKGHLVLAGSFTRVIWAQKGDTVRADFGGLGSISLQFV from the coding sequence ATGCTTTCCGAAGCCGATCGCCAGAAGGCCGCCGATATCCTGATGGAGGCGGAGAAAACCCGGAAGCAGGCGACGCAGCTTTCCGTCACGTTCCCGGGCATCGGCTTCGAGGATGCCTATGCGATCTCGACCATCTGCGCCAAGCGCCGCATGGCGGCGGGCGAAAAACTGATCGGCCACAAGGTCGGCCTCACCTCGAAGGCGATGCAGCAGTCTTCGCAGATCGACGAGCCCGACTACGGTTACCTGTTCGACTCGATGATCGTGGCGGACGGCGCGAAAGTACCGCACGCCAATTACTGCGCGCCGCGCGTCGAGGTTGAGCTTGCCTTCGTTCTCGGCAGGGAGCTGAAAGGTCCGGGCGTCGGCCTCACCGACGTGCTGCGCGCAACCGAATACGTTGTTCCCGCGATCGAGATCGTCGACGCGCGCATCATCAACCCCCGCAAGATCTTCGACACGATCTCGGACAACGGCGCGGCAGCCGGCATCGTGGTCGGTGGGCGGCCGGTCGGTCCGATGGACGTCGATCTGCGCTGGGTCGGCGGGATCATGATGCGCAATTCCGAGGTCGAGGAGACCGGCGTTGCAGCCGGCGTGCTCGGCCATCCGGCGATGGGCGTCGCCTGGCTCGCCAACAAGCTCGGCCAGCACGGCGTCGCGCTGGAAAAGGGTCATCTCGTGCTTGCCGGCTCGTTCACCCGCGTGATCTGGGCGCAGAAGGGCGACACCGTGCGTGCCGACTTCGGCGGCCTCGGGAGCATCTCGCTGCAGTTTGTTTGA